From Pagrus major chromosome 6, Pma_NU_1.0, one genomic window encodes:
- the pth4 gene encoding parathyroid hormone 4 — protein sequence MQMSHRSVQWLTVLLLVVVTTIRCQQSESRRAVTEHQLMHDRSKNIQSLKRLIWLSSAIEGLHTAQTRSAPAFSPTKVLNLALNPALVPAAGGLQPGRVQSVLRDFFNPYLTQLPDRES from the exons ATGCAGATGTCCCACCGGTCCGTGCAGTGGCTCACCGTCCTGCTTCTTGTCGTCGTCACAACCATCCGGTGTCAACAGAGCGAGAG CCGTCGAGCTGTGACTGAACACCAGCTGATGCACGACCGCAGCAAAAACATCCAGAGTCTGAAGAGACTCATCTGGCTGTCCAGCGCCATCGAGGGGCTCCACACGGCCCAGACCCGCTCCGCTCCTGCTTTCAGCCCCACAAAGGTCCTGAACCTGGCTCTCAATCCAGCGCTGGTCCCTGCTGCCGGGGGCCTCCAGCCCGGCCGGGTGCAGAGCGTCCTCAGAGACTTCTTTAACCCCTACCTGACCCAGCTGCCAGACAGAGAGTCCTAA
- the cept1b gene encoding choline/ethanolaminephosphotransferase 1 isoform X1 → MSTAGQQQAGGLRSRRALGRDKDPGQGMGMEAACWLAPGVLRRLIELPSPPLSRHQLKRLEEHRYSSAGRSLLEPLMQRYWEWLVGRVPAWIAPNLITIIGLATNVFTTLVLIYYCPTATEQAPLWAYLLCAVGLFIYQSLDAIDGKQARRTNSSSPLGELFDHGCDSLSTVFVVLGTSIAVQMGTNPDWMFFCCFAGMFMFYCAHWQTYVSGTLRFGIIDVTEVQIFIIVMYLLAAVGGSAFWQSLIPILNIQMKMVPAICTFLGAIFSCTNYFRVIFTGGVGKNGSTIAGTSVLSPVLHIGSVIILAMMIYKKSAVQLFEKHPCLYILAFGFVSAKITNKLVVAHMTKSEMHLHDLAFLGPGLLFLDQYFNSFIDEYLVLWIALIISFFDLVRYCVSVCNQIACHLHIFVFKIKPCSVLSSAPH, encoded by the exons ATGAGCACGGCGGGGCAGCAGCAGGCGGGGGGCCTGCGTTCTCGTCGAGCCCTTGGCCGGGACAAGGACCCTGGGCAGGGCATGGGCATGGAGGCGGCCTGCTGGCTGGCCCCCGGAGTGCTGCGCAGGCTGATCGAGCTGCCCTCGCCCCCCCTGTCCAGACACCAGCTCAAGAGACTGGAGGAGCACAG GTACAGCAGTGCTGGACGCTCCCTGCTGGAGCCTCTCATGCAGCGTTACTGGGAATGGTTGGTGGGACGAGTTCCTGCCTGGATCGCCCCAAACCTCATCACCATCATCGGCCTGGCCACCAATGTCTTCACCACCCTCGTGCTCATCTACTACTGTCCGACTGCCACTGAACAG gCTCCTCTCTGGGCGTacctgctgtgtgctgtgggTCTGTTTATCTACCAGTCATTGGACGCCATTGACGGGAAGCAGGCCAGACGCACCAATAGCAGCTCTCCGCTGGGCGAGCTGTTTGACCACGGCTGTGACTCCCTCTCCACCG tgtttgtggtgttgggAACCAGTATAGCAGTGCAGATGGGAACCAATCCGGACTGGATGTTCTTCTGCTGCTTCGCCGGGATGTTTATGTTCTACTGTGCCCACTGGCAAACATACGTGTCAGGAACGCTGCGCTTTGGCAT CATTGATGTGACTGAGGTGCAAATCTTCATAATAGTCATGTATTTGCTGGCCGCCGTGGGAGGATCTGCTTTTTGGCAGTCACTG ATTCCGATCCTAAATATCCAGATGAAAATGGTTCCTGCCATCTGCACTTTTTTAGGAGCCATCTTCTCCTGCACCAATTACTTCAGAGTTATTTTTACAGGAGGCGTGGGCAAAAACGGATCCACAATAGCA GGAACCAGCGTCCTCTCTCCAGTCTTACATATTGGCTCAGTTATAATTCTGGCCATGATGATATACAAGAAGTCCGCTGTCCAGCTCTTTGAGAAACATCCGTGTCTTTATATCCTGGCGTTTGGCTTCGTCTCGGCCAAAATCACCAATAAATTAGTT GTAGCACATATGACAAAAAGCGAGATGCATCTGCACGATTTAGCCTTCCTGGGGCCAGGACTACTGTTCCTGGATCAGTATTTCAATAGTTTTATTGACGAGTACCTGGTGCTGTGGATTGCATTG ATCATTTCCTTTTTTGACTTGGTGCGTTACTGTGTCAGTGTTTGCAACCAGATTGCCTGCCaccttcacatttttgttttcaaaatcaAGCCTTGTTCAGTGCTCAGTTCCGCTCCTCACTGA
- the cept1b gene encoding choline/ethanolaminephosphotransferase 1 isoform X2 produces the protein MSTAGQQQAGGLRSRRALGRDKDPGQGMGMEAACWLAPGVLRRLIELPSPPLSRHQLKRLEEHRYSSAGRSLLEPLMQRYWEWLVGRVPAWIAPNLITIIGLATNVFTTLVLIYYCPTATEQAPLWAYLLCAVGLFIYQSLDAIDGKQARRTNSSSPLGELFDHGCDSLSTVFVVLGTSIAVQMGTNPDWMFFCCFAGMFMFYCAHWQTYVSGTLRFGIFDITEVQLCQAGLQMLTATVGPCLWNMMIPILNIQMKMVPAICTFLGAIFSCTNYFRVIFTGGVGKNGSTIAGTSVLSPVLHIGSVIILAMMIYKKSAVQLFEKHPCLYILAFGFVSAKITNKLVVAHMTKSEMHLHDLAFLGPGLLFLDQYFNSFIDEYLVLWIALIISFFDLVRYCVSVCNQIACHLHIFVFKIKPCSVLSSAPH, from the exons ATGAGCACGGCGGGGCAGCAGCAGGCGGGGGGCCTGCGTTCTCGTCGAGCCCTTGGCCGGGACAAGGACCCTGGGCAGGGCATGGGCATGGAGGCGGCCTGCTGGCTGGCCCCCGGAGTGCTGCGCAGGCTGATCGAGCTGCCCTCGCCCCCCCTGTCCAGACACCAGCTCAAGAGACTGGAGGAGCACAG GTACAGCAGTGCTGGACGCTCCCTGCTGGAGCCTCTCATGCAGCGTTACTGGGAATGGTTGGTGGGACGAGTTCCTGCCTGGATCGCCCCAAACCTCATCACCATCATCGGCCTGGCCACCAATGTCTTCACCACCCTCGTGCTCATCTACTACTGTCCGACTGCCACTGAACAG gCTCCTCTCTGGGCGTacctgctgtgtgctgtgggTCTGTTTATCTACCAGTCATTGGACGCCATTGACGGGAAGCAGGCCAGACGCACCAATAGCAGCTCTCCGCTGGGCGAGCTGTTTGACCACGGCTGTGACTCCCTCTCCACCG tgtttgtggtgttgggAACCAGTATAGCAGTGCAGATGGGAACCAATCCGGACTGGATGTTCTTCTGCTGCTTCGCCGGGATGTTTATGTTCTACTGTGCCCACTGGCAAACATACGTGTCAGGAACGCTGCGCTTTGGCAT aTTTGACATAACAGAGGTGCAGCTCTGTCAAGCAGGATTACAGATGCTCACAGCCACTGTGGGTCCCTGCCTGTGGAACATGATG ATTCCGATCCTAAATATCCAGATGAAAATGGTTCCTGCCATCTGCACTTTTTTAGGAGCCATCTTCTCCTGCACCAATTACTTCAGAGTTATTTTTACAGGAGGCGTGGGCAAAAACGGATCCACAATAGCA GGAACCAGCGTCCTCTCTCCAGTCTTACATATTGGCTCAGTTATAATTCTGGCCATGATGATATACAAGAAGTCCGCTGTCCAGCTCTTTGAGAAACATCCGTGTCTTTATATCCTGGCGTTTGGCTTCGTCTCGGCCAAAATCACCAATAAATTAGTT GTAGCACATATGACAAAAAGCGAGATGCATCTGCACGATTTAGCCTTCCTGGGGCCAGGACTACTGTTCCTGGATCAGTATTTCAATAGTTTTATTGACGAGTACCTGGTGCTGTGGATTGCATTG ATCATTTCCTTTTTTGACTTGGTGCGTTACTGTGTCAGTGTTTGCAACCAGATTGCCTGCCaccttcacatttttgttttcaaaatcaAGCCTTGTTCAGTGCTCAGTTCCGCTCCTCACTGA
- the LOC140998824 gene encoding DNA damage-regulated autophagy modulator protein 2-like, translating into MWWFQQGLCFLPAALVVWTAASFVFAYITAVVLRHVDPLVPYISDTGTMAPERCVFGIMLDVSAFLGMATVYVRYKQVEALTGETELKLIRLNRFGLLLGLISSFGMCVVANFQKTTLFSMHLVGAILTFGVGGLYILAQTLLSLRMQPHIHSKSIYLARLGIGVWTLCSTISMFISSVIMYSSLRGVDVPQKLHWIPGETGYTAHMISTVSEWSLAFSFISFFLTYIRDFQKINLRAEAVLQSSHLYDWAHGGVAASHNNRREASESSPLLAGGT; encoded by the exons ATGTGGTGGTTCCAGCAGGGTCTGTGCTTCCTGCCCGCAGCGCTGGTCGTCTGGACGGCGGCGTCCTTCGTCTTTGCTTACATCACAGCGGTGGTGCTGAGACATGTGGATCCTCTGGTGCCTTACATCAG CGACACAGGAACGATGGCACcggagaggtgtgtgtttggcatCATGCTGGATGTGTCGGCCTTCTTag GTATGGCCACGGTGTACGTGCGTTACAAACAGGTGGAGGCTCTGACAGGTGAGACCGAGCTCAAACTCATCAGACTGAACCGCTTCGGGCTGCTGCTCGGCCTCATCAGCTCCTTCGGGATGTGCGTGGTCGCCAACTTCCAG aAGACCACACTGTTCTCCATGCACCTGGTGGGGGCGATACTGACCTTCGGGGTCGGGGGTCTCTACATCCTGGCTCAGACGCTGCTCTCGCTCCGCATGCAGCCTCACATCCACAGCAAGAGCATCTACCTGGCCCGCCTCGGCATCGGAGTCTGGACGCTCTGCAGCACCATCAGCA TGTTCATATCTTCAGTCATCATGTACAGCAGCCTGCGGGGAGTGGACGTTCCTCAAAAACTGCACTGGATTCCTGGAGAGACG ggCTACACGGCTCACATGATCAGCACTGTGTCTGAGTGGTCTCTGGCCTTCTCCTTCATCAGCTTCTTCCTCACCTACATCAGAGATTTCCAG AAAATTAACCTGCGAGCAGAAGCCGTTCTGCAGAGCAGCCACCTGTACGACTGGGCACACGGGGGCGTCGCAGCGTCACACAACAACAGACGTGAAGCCTCCGAGTCGTCTCCACTGCTGGCGGGAGGAACGTGA
- the c6h6orf89 gene encoding bombesin receptor-activated protein C6orf89 homolog, producing the protein MGTTMSEPCIYDKLSESIDILRQSGYRYGMSEREIEKFIKQVLETNEPRREPPQFPILRATIKFVVAVGFLLVAVLAFTYPQSAPQLGLVNLGCYNWSSPLSHVRLLSLPIAKKYNLQGFHEWWSAGSLRQNLVNCSGCAEISSVLEVPESLRGTVTLRRGPQLVLLKGGESLSVQRQQLEELYLAHSGSMSILLEDDDGLQNHNLGLPQGPANFTLLWRFSSGTREKVLRWLFPKAELCPLLDSAGTIVQRCLVTHSTNSQSKGVGVFGWLVVGEGLPTVRVLPVQRCQKHCSSFNLWLTPGDMVYADPRYWQMELFPGRGQNIICDGSAF; encoded by the exons ATGGGAACGACGATGAGCGAGCCATGTATCTACGACAAGCTGTCCGAGAGCATTGACATCCTCCGCCAGTCGGGCTACCGCTACGGCATGTCGGAGAGGGAGATCGAGAAGTTCATCAAGCAGGTCCTGGAGACCAACGAGCCCAGGAGAGAGCCTCCACAGTTCCCTATCCTCAGGGCCACCATTAAG TTTGTGGTGGCGGTTGGCTTTCTGCTGGTGGCAGTGCTGGCCTTCACGTACCCTCAGAGTGCCCCCCAGCTGGGTCTGGTCAACTTGGGCTGTTACAACTGGTCGTCTCCTCTTAGCCACGTCCGCCTGCTGTCACTGCCCATTGCCAAGAAGTACAACCTACAAG GTTTCCATGAATGGTGGAGTGCCGGCTCTCTCAGGCAGAACCTGGTCAACTGCTCGGGCTGTGCAGAGATCTCCTCGGTGCTGGAAGTCCCAGAGAGCCTCAGAGGGACTGTGACTCTGCGACGGGGCCCACAGCTCGTCCTgctgaag GGTGGAGAGTCCCTCAGTGTGCAGCGGCAGCAGCTTGAGGAGCTCTATTTGGCACATTCAGGCTCCATGTCCATCCTGCTGGAGGACGACGACGGTCTGCAGAACCACAACCTCGGACTCCCACAAGGACCTGCAAACTTCACTCTGCTTTG GAGGTTCAGCTCAGGGACCAGGGAGAAGGTGTTGAGGTGGCTCTTCCCGAAGGCTGAGctctgccccctgctggacagTGCTGGGACTATCGTGCAGCGCTGCCTCGTCACCCACAGCACAAACTCCCAGAGCAAG GGTGTCGGGGTGTTTGGCTGGCTGGTGGTGGGCGAGGGTCTTCCAACAGTTCGAGTTCTGCCTGTTCAACGCTGTcagaaacactgcagctccTTCAACCTGTGGCTGACACCTGGAGACATGG TGTACGCTGACCCTCGGTACTGGCAGATGGAGCTGTTCCCGGGCCGAGGCCAGAACATCATCTGTGATGGATCGGCCTTCTAA
- the nfs1 gene encoding cysteine desulfurase yields the protein MLSPTRTVSSRLFRPGSWIPLRLGCDQRAASTLQKELIKKHELEKDEPRPLYMDFQATTPMDPRVLDAMLPYQVNYYGNPHSRTHAYGWESENAMETARKQVADLIGADPREIIFTSGATESNNMAIKGVARFYQTKKRHVITTQTEHKCVLDSCRVLESEGFKVTYLPVQTNGLVDLELLEASIRPDTSLVSVMTVNNEIGVRQPIKEIGHICRSKGVFLHTDAAQATGKIPIDVTDWKVDLMSISGHKIYGPKGVGALYVRRRPRVRMEPLQSGGGQERGLRSGTVPTPLAVGLGAACSIAQQEMEYDHHRVSTLANRLIQKIMNGLPDVILNGDPHHRYAGCVNLSFAYVEGESLLMALKDVALSSGSACTSASLEPSYVLRAIGADEDLAHSSIRFGIGRFTTEDEVDYTANKCIQQVARLREMSPLWEMVQDGIDLKSIKWTQH from the exons ATGCTGTCCCCGACCAGGACCGTCTCCTCCCGGCTGTTCAGGCCGGGTTCGTGGATCCCTCTCCGGCTGGGCTGCGACCAGAGAGCCGCCAGCACTCTGCAGAAAG AGTTGATAAAGAAGCATGAACTGGAGAAAGATGAGCCTCGCCCACTCTACATGGACTTCCAGGCCACCACACCCATG GACCCTCGGGTACTGGACGCCATGTTGCCCTACCAGGTGAATTACTACGGTAACCCTCACTCCAGGACACACGCCTACGGCTGGGAGAGCGAGAACGCCATGGAGACGGCCAGGAAG CAGGTGGCTGACCTGATTGGAGCAGATCCCAGAGAGATCATCTTCACCAGCGGGGCCACCGAGTCTAACAACATGGCCATCAAG ggTGTGGCCAGGTTCTACCAGACCAAGAAGCGTCATGTGATCACCACACAGACTGAACATAAGTGTGTTCTGGACTCGTGTCGAGTTCTGGAGAGTGAAGGATTCAAGGTCACCTACCTGCCAGTCCAGACAAATGGACTGGTGGACCTGGAG CTGCTGGAGGCCTCCATCCGTCCGGACACCTCTCTGGTGTCGGTGATGACCGTCAACAACGAGATCGGAGTCAGACAGCCCATCAAAGAGATCG GACACATTTGTCGTTCCAAAGGAGTCTTCCTCCACACTGATGCCGCTCAGGCTACAGGAAAGATTCCCATCGACGTCACCGACTGGAAGGTTGATCTGATGTCCATCAGCGGTCACAAGATCTATGGACCCAAAG gtgtggGCGCTTTGTATGTGCGACGCCGCCCCAGAGTGCGTATGGAGCCACTGCAAAGTGGAGGCGGGCAGGAGAGGGGGCTGCGTTCCGGCACTGTCCCCACCCCGCTGGCTGTTGGGCTGGGAGCCGCCTGCAGCATCGCCCAGCAGGAGATGGAG tatgaTCATCACCGAGTGTCCACACTGGCTAATCGTCTGATCCAGAAGATCATGAATGGGCTTCCTGACGTCATCCTGAACGGAGATCCACACCATCGCTACGCTG GCTGTGTCAACCTGTCCTTTGCCTATGTGGAGGGAGAGAGTCTGTTGATGGCGCTTAAGGATGTCGCTCTGTCATCTGGGAG CGCTTGTACATCCGCGTCTCTGGAGCCGTCGTATGTCCTCAGAGCGATCGGAGCAGATGAAGACTTGGCTCACTCTTCCATCAG gtttGGTATTGGCAGGTTCACCACAGAGGATGAAGTGGATTACACAGCAAATAAATGCATCCAGCAGGTTGCCAGACTCAGAGAGATGAG TCCTCTGTGGGAGATGGTCCAGGACGGCATCGACCTGAAGAGCATCAAGTGGACACAGCACTAG